The genomic window CGACCGGCTCTCCGGTTTCCTGGGCAGCGACATCCTCTTCGGTGGAAACGACAACGACCGCCTCCGCGGCGGAAGGGACAACGACCAGCTCTTCGGCAACGCGGGTAACGACCAGCTCTTCGGAGATGCCGACGATGACGCCCTGGACGGCGGACCGGGCACGAACTCCAACGACGGCGGACGCGGCATCAACACCTGCGTCGACCCGAGCGACGGCCCCGGCTGCAACGACTGACGCCTCGTGCGGGAGGCCGGCTACCGGGCGGGCTGCTCGGGGGCCGGACCGCGGCCGCCGCCGAGGCGGCGGTAGGCGATGAGCAGGAGCACGGCGATCAGGGGCTGAAGGATGTCGGTGTAGATCGGCTGCACATTGTGCGGAGCGGTGTTGTCGTGGGCGGCGAGTTGCATGAGGTGACCGACGGCGTCCCCCCAGTACAGGATGGCCAACGCGATGACCGCGGCCGTCATGAAGGAGTCCCGGCGACAGATGGACATGAAGCCGATGGTGCCGATCGCGATGTCCGCCCAGCCGACTTCCCACTGGAACGGGCTGTGGGCGAAGCCGATGCCGTCGGCGATGCCGGGCGCGTTGGGGCCGATGTGCCCCAGGCCGGTCAGCACGGACAGCGCTCCGCTGGCGCCGACGAACCAGAGCAGCCAGATCTCGATGACGCGAAAGCGCGTACGGCGATTGGGCCGGCGGTCGACGAACGTGTGGATCAACGGAAAGACGACGAGCACCACAAAATAGGCGATAAGGAACATGCGCGGAGCATAGGCTCGCGATGCGCCTGGAGGCCCCTCCAGCCGCTGTGGGCCGTCCGGGGGACGAGGCGCACACAGCGGCGCGGCCGCGCCGACGGTGGGGATGCGAGGGATACTGGCTGGGTCCGCCCGATACCGCTTGACACCGGCCGACGTGGAGTCGTTGATGACCACACCGCGGGACCTGTTGATCATCGCCATGGAGGCGGACGCCGGCCGCTCCCCGGAGCGCGGCGATCTGGCGCTCGCACTCGCGGGAGCCGAGCTGATCGACCTCCTGAACGCGCAGGCCGTCACCCTGGACGGTGATCGCCTCGTGCCGAGCTCCGGGCCGACCATGACGGATCACCTGCTGGAGGCGGCCGCGACGACGGTCACCCCGGAAGCGCCGTACGAGTCCGTCGGCGAATGGCTGTGGCGGCGGGGTCGGGGGCTGACCGAGACCTACCTCGCCGCGCTGGAGGCGGAGGGGCAGCTCACCCGGCAGCGGCGCCACCGCTGGATGCCGTTCTCGGCCGGCCAGACGGTGCTGGCCGACTCCCCCGCCCGCCGCGCGGCGGCGGACCGCCGGACGTCGCGGGAGCCCGTTCTCACCGCGATCGCGGCAGCCGTCGGAATCGACGACAAGCCGGCGGAGGACGCCCCGGACGTGGACGACGACGCGGTGGCCACGGTCCTCGCCGCCGTCCACGACGCGCTGCGGGAGCTGGACGCCGAACGGCAGCGGCGGGCCGTGGAGGAAGCGGCCATGGACAACATCCGACGAGGCGAATGACGTTCTCTGCGCCGGCGGAGGGGCACACCCCGGACGGTCCGCATGGACCTGGACCTCGGGAGCAAAGCGGACAAACTTCCCTTCTGTAGCGTGTGCCACAGTTTGTTCACACGCGAGACAAATGCCGTCATAGTGGTCTCACGGCGCCGGAATCCCGGATCGACCCCCCGGTCATGGAGAGTCCCCAGTGCGCCACGCCCCCGTCCCTCCCCCACCCCAGAGACCTGAGGCATGGAACACATCCCGCTCCTGATCGGAATCGTCGTCGTCACGGCCCTCGTGTTCGACTTCACGAACGGTTTCCACGACACGGCCAACGCCATGGCCACCACCATCTCCACCGGGGCCATGAAGCCCAAGGCCGCCGTGGCGATGTCCGCAGTGCTCAACCTCGCCGGCGCCTTCCTCTCCGTGGAGGTGGCCAAGACCATCTCCGGCGGCATCATCGACGAGGCTTCCGGCATCCGGCCCGAGGTGATCTTCGCCGGGCTCGTCGGCGCCATCATCTGGAACCTGGTCACCTGGCTGAAGGGGCTGCCGTCCAGCTCCTCGCACGCGCTCTTCGGCGGTCTGATCGGCGCCACGATCGTCTCCGTCGGTCCGGACGCCGTGAACGGCTCCGCCGTCGCGATGAAGGTCCTCATCCCCGCCGTCGCCGCCCCGATCGTGGCCGGTCTGGCGTCGATGGCCGCGACCCGTCTGACCTACCGCATCGCCCGCAACACCGACGAGGCCGCCACCACCAAGGGCTACCGCGCCGGCCAGATCGGCTCCGCCGCCCTGGTCTCCCTCGCGCACGGCACCAACGACGCCCAGAAGACCATGGGTGTGATCACCCTCGCGCTGATCGCCGGCGGCGTCCTCGCCCCCGGTGCCAACCCGCCCACCTGGGTCATCGTCTCGGCCGGCGTGGCCATCGCGCTGGGCACCTACCTCGGCGGCTGGCGCATCATCCGCACCATGGGCAAGGGTCTGACCGACATCCGGCCCGCCCAGGGCTTCTCCGCCCAGACCGGTGCCGCCGCGGTCATCCTGTCCGCGTCCAACCTCGGCTTCGCCCTGTCCACCACGCAGGTCTGCTCCGGTTCGGTCATGGGCTCGGGCCTGGGCCGCAAGGGCGGCACCGTGCGCTGGTCCACCGCCGGCCGGATGGCCATCGCCTGGCTGCTGACCCTGCCGGCCGCCGGTCTGGTCGCCGCCGCTGCCGCTCTCCTGGCCGTCCAGGGCACGTGGGGCGTCGCCGTGGTCGCGGTCATCGGCATCGCCGCCGCCACCGCCATCCGGATCGCCTCGCGCCGCAAGCCCGTGGACCACAGCAACGTCAACGACATCGAGCACGTCCCCGCCGTCAAGACCGCCATGACCACCGCCGCCTGACCGGACCGGACCGACAAGGCAGAGAAGGAAGAAGCACGATGAACATCGACTGGGCAGCACTCGGCCAGGTCTTCGGCGTCAGCCTCGCGGTGACGGTCGCGATCGTGGGCCTGTTCACCCTCGGCATCGTCGGCACCTCCCGGCCGGCGCGCGGCGCGGGCTCCGTGGCCGTCGCCCGCACGGCCGGCGGGTACGTCTGCTACGCGCTCTGCGCGGCGGCCGTCGCCTTCGGTATCCACCTGATCGCCTTCTGACGGCGTCGGGAGACCGCACACCCGGACGGGGTGCGGGGCGCACAGGCGCCCCGCACCCCGTCTTCCTGCTGTCCGACGACGCGTGTCAGGATGAGCCGGCCCGAACAGCCCAGGGGGACGCAGTGCAGCCCTTGTCACCACATGATCCACGCGAGGTGGGCGCCTACCGTCTGCTCTGCCGGCTCGGCGAGGGCGGCATGGGGCGCGTCTATCTCGCCAGGTCGTCCGGCGGGCGCGCGGTGGCGCTCAAGACGGTGCACGCGGGCATGTCGGACACCCCCGGCTTCCGGGCGCGCTTCGCCCGTGAGGTACGGGCCTGCCAGGCGGTGTCCGGCCCGGGCACGGCACCGGTGGTGGCGGCCGACCCGCACGCCGCGGTGCCCTGGCTGGCCACCGCGTACGTACCGGG from Streptomyces formicae includes these protein-coding regions:
- a CDS encoding inorganic phosphate transporter — its product is MEHIPLLIGIVVVTALVFDFTNGFHDTANAMATTISTGAMKPKAAVAMSAVLNLAGAFLSVEVAKTISGGIIDEASGIRPEVIFAGLVGAIIWNLVTWLKGLPSSSSHALFGGLIGATIVSVGPDAVNGSAVAMKVLIPAVAAPIVAGLASMAATRLTYRIARNTDEAATTKGYRAGQIGSAALVSLAHGTNDAQKTMGVITLALIAGGVLAPGANPPTWVIVSAGVAIALGTYLGGWRIIRTMGKGLTDIRPAQGFSAQTGAAAVILSASNLGFALSTTQVCSGSVMGSGLGRKGGTVRWSTAGRMAIAWLLTLPAAGLVAAAAALLAVQGTWGVAVVAVIGIAAATAIRIASRRKPVDHSNVNDIEHVPAVKTAMTTAA
- a CDS encoding DUF6790 family protein; protein product: MFLIAYFVVLVVFPLIHTFVDRRPNRRTRFRVIEIWLLWFVGASGALSVLTGLGHIGPNAPGIADGIGFAHSPFQWEVGWADIAIGTIGFMSICRRDSFMTAAVIALAILYWGDAVGHLMQLAAHDNTAPHNVQPIYTDILQPLIAVLLLIAYRRLGGGRGPAPEQPAR
- a CDS encoding GPP34 family phosphoprotein, which codes for MTTPRDLLIIAMEADAGRSPERGDLALALAGAELIDLLNAQAVTLDGDRLVPSSGPTMTDHLLEAAATTVTPEAPYESVGEWLWRRGRGLTETYLAALEAEGQLTRQRRHRWMPFSAGQTVLADSPARRAAADRRTSREPVLTAIAAAVGIDDKPAEDAPDVDDDAVATVLAAVHDALRELDAERQRRAVEEAAMDNIRRGE